A single region of the Vicia villosa cultivar HV-30 ecotype Madison, WI linkage group LG4, Vvil1.0, whole genome shotgun sequence genome encodes:
- the LOC131595967 gene encoding rust resistance kinase Lr10-like, translating into MASSITLVMVAVLLILIFPHNKSYGSDEQQQLCSRRCGVHNISSPFRLKDSPENCGDTRYNLSCEDNNQLILYNGSYGRYYVQSINYNNFTIRLLDFNLVYSNYSLPPDYSLGLYNLSYTFPYLDYYQYKNGSYYTLAKSILFVSCPNHRMEYSYVGNCMNISSYSQYGNPFYVGAYSKSISELGLGDGCRIEFKYVTSWDLQDGNNNNTSCTDFRRMMLYGFELSWLNSLCKHGWFSHLDENSHVICHRVMYVLAGWVITPRSIMLLFVYTVGMVALLSSVKFVFGIPCIIVLLVYRWRLKHLSVYDNVEDFLHSDNNITPIRYSYKDIKNMTKQFKIKLGNGGYGSVFKGQLRSGRLVAVKLLDKAKTSGQDFINEVSTIGRIHHVNVVELIGFCVEGSKRALIYEFMPNGSLEKYIFSTTKESYSLSCEKLYAISFGVARGIEYLHNGCNMKILHFDIKPHNILLDENFNPKVSDFGLARLCPTDKSIVTLTAVRGTIGYMAPELFYRNVGTISYKVDVYSFGMLLMEMASRRKNLNALADQSSQIYFPFWIYDQLHDGREVTIENDTDQEMKLTKKMMVVALWCIQTKPEDRPSMNKVLEMLEEEGEDMQIPNKPYFCLQDQPVADVKDDDIGRSWTSYGTTVSDPKEPT; encoded by the exons ATGGCATCATCCATAACCCTTGTTATGGTGGCAGTGTTACTAATACTCATATTTCCTCACAACAAATCTTATGGCAGTGATGAACAACAACAGTTGTGTTCTCGAAGGTGCGGTGTCCATAACATCAGCTCTCCTTTCCGATTGAAAGACAGTCCAGAAAACTGCGGTGACACGAGATACAACCTATCATGTGAAGACAACAACCAATTGATTTTGTACAATGGATCATATGGAAGATACTATGTACAATCAATTAATTACAACAACTTCACTATCCGACTGTTGGATTTCAATCTTGTTTACTCTAATTATTCTCTCCCTCCTGATTATTCATTAGGACTCTATAACCTCAGTTACACCTTTCCCTACCTTGATTATTATCAATACAAAAATGGGAGTTATTATACATTGGCTAAATCAATATTATTTGTGAGCTGTCCAAATCATCGGATGGAATATTCGTATGTTGGTAACTGTATGAATATTAGTTCATACTCACAGTATGGGAATCCTTTCTATGTTGGTGCTTATAGCAAATCTATTTCAGAATTGGGGCTGGGAGACGGATGTCGTATAGAGTTTAAGTATGTCACATCTTGGGATTTACAAGatggaaacaacaacaacacttcttGCACGGACTTCCGCCGTATGATGCTTTATGGATTTGAACTTTCTTGGCTCAACAGTCTTTGTAAACATGGATGGTTTTCACACCTCGATGAGAATAGCCATGTTATCTGTCATCGAGTCA TGTATGTTCTTGCAGGATGGGTCATTACGCCTCGTTCTATTATGCTTTTATTTGTGTACACAG TTGGAATGGTTGCTTTACTGAGCAGTGTTAAATTTGTGTTTGGAATACCATGTATAATTGTATTACTAGTCTACAGATGGCGCCTGAAACATTTATCCGTGTATGATAATGTTGAAGATTTTCTACATAGTGACAATAACATTACGCCTATAAGGTACTCTTATAAAGACATAAAAAATATGACAAAACAATTCAAGATAAAATTAGGCAATGGAGGTTATGGATCTGTTTTCAAAGGACAACTTCGAAGTGGTCGCCTTGTTGCAGTTAAATTATTGGACAAAGCCAAGACCAGTGGACAAGATTTTATCAATGAAGTTTCTACAATTGGTAGGATTCACCATGTTAATGTGGTTGAACTGATTGGTTTTTGTGTGGAGGGGTCAAAACGAGCTCTTATATATGAATTCATGCCAAATGGATCACTTGAAAAATACATATTTTCTACAACAAAAGAGAGTTATTCTTTGAGTTGCGAAAAATTGTATGCCATTTCTTTTGGAGTGGCTCGAGGCATTGAGTACTTACATAATGGATGCAATATGAAAATTCTCCACTTTGACATAAAGCCTCATAACATCCTTCTTGACGAGAATTTTAATCCAAAAGTTTCTGATTTTGGACTAGCTAGACTTTGTCCAACAGATAAAAGCATTGTGACATTAACTGCAGTAAGAGGAACCATTGGATATATGGCACCTGAATTGTTCTATCGGAATGTTGGCACAATATCTTACAAAGTTGATGTCTATAGTTTTGGGATGTTGTTAATGGAGATGGCAAGTAGAAGAAAGAACTTGAATGCATTGGCGGATCAATCTAGCCAAATATATTTTCCTTTTTGGATTTATGATCAGTTACATGATGGAAGGGAAGTAACAATTGAGAATGACACAGATCAAGAGATGAAATTGACAAAGAAAATGATGGTTGTGGCTTTGTGGTGTATACAGACAAAACCTGAGGACCGTCCTTCGATGAATAAAGTGTTGGAGATGCttgaagaagaaggtgaagatATGCAAATTCCTAATAAGCCTTACTTTTGCCTACAGGATCAACCAGTTGCAGATGTTAAAGATGATGATATTGGCCGCTCATGGACTTCGTATGGTACAACAGTAAGTGATCCCAAGGAACCAACCTGA
- the LOC131595968 gene encoding rust resistance kinase Lr10-like, whose amino-acid sequence MPPLTLLMVDVLLILIIFSSNKVYGDEQQESCSRKCGVHNITYPFRLKDSPLNCGDTRYNLSCEDNNQLILYNGTNGKYYVQSIHYNNFTIRLLDFNLRSNNSLPPYYSLGGYNFSSSFSSPYLFYQYKNFSYTDILTKSMLYVTCPNPVQHSSGHMYGPNCMNSSSHLEYKNSFYVSGYNKTLSQLGLRDKCRIELMFLTSWHVEDGNNNISCKNIRRMMFDGIELSWINSFCKDIWSVEVDQYNQPRCCKTYFSHFLFFIGELVFLYILKLVLGMPCIIGLLIWKCRRKHLSMYDDIEGFLRSSNNIMPLRYSYKEIKKITNQFKTKLGKGGYGSVFKGQLQNGHLVAVKVLDKAKSNGQDFVNEVVTIGRIHHVNVVQLIGFCIEGSERALIYEFMPNGSLEKYIFSHIEESYSLSCEKLYSISLGVARGIEYLHNGCNMKILHFDIKPHNILLDENFNPKVSDFGLAKLCPTDNSNVSLTAVGGTIGYMAPELFYRNVGTVSYKADVYSFGMLLMEIASRRKNLNESAEQSSQLYFPFWVYGRLHDGREVTIENDTNQEMKLTKKMMIVALWCIQTKPDERPSMDKVIEMLEEEDEDLQMPNKPYLYPQDSLDDEYVRNNSTSGSWSSSGTLITNPMQTT is encoded by the exons ATGCCACCCTTAACCCTTCTTATGGTGGATGTGTTACTCATACTAATAATATTCTCGTCCAACAAAGTGTATGGTGATGAACAACAAGAATCGTGTTCTCGAAAGTGCGGTGTTCATAACATCACATACCCTTTCCGACTGAAAGACAGTCCACTAAACTGTGGTGACACAAGATACAACCTATCATGCGAAGACAACAACCAATTGATTTTGTACAATGGAACAAATGGAAAATACTATGTACAATCAATTCATTACAACAACTTCACTATCCGACTATTGGATTTCAATCTTCGATCTAACAATTCACTCCCTCCTTATTATTCTTTAGGAGGCTACAATTTCAGTTCTTCCTTCTCATCACCCTACCTTTTCTATCAATACaaaaacttttcttatacagATATATTAACAAAATCTATGCTCTATGTGACTTGTCCAAATCCAGTGCAACATTCTTCTGGTCACATGTATGGTCCTAACTGCATGAATAGTTCTTCACATTTAGAGTATAAGAATTCTTTCTATGTTAGTGGCTACAACAAAACTCTTTCACAATTGGGGCTGAGAGACAAGTGTCGTATTGAATTGATGTTTCTCACATCTTGGCATGTTGAAGATGGAAACAACAACATTTCTTGCAAGAACATTCGTCGCATGATGTTTGATGGAATTGAACTTTCTTGGATTAATAGTTTTTGTAAAGATATATGGTCTGTGGAAGTCGATCAATATAACCAACCTCGATGT TGTAAGACTTATTTTTCTCATTTCCTCTTCTTTATAGGTGAGTTGGTTTTTCTTTACATTCTCAAACTTGTTCTTGGAATGCCATGTATCATTGGATTATTGATATGGAAATGTCGACGGAAACATTTATCAATGTACGATGACATCGAAGGTTTTCTACGTAGTAGCAATAACATCATGCCATTAAGGTACTCttacaaagaaataaaaaagataaccaaccaattcaagacaAAATTAGGTAAAGGAGGCTATGGATCTGTTTTCAAAGGACAACTTCAGAATGGTCATCTTGTAGCTGTCAAAGTATTGGACAAAGCCAAGTCCAACGGACAAGATTTTGTTAATGAGGTTGTTACCATTGGTAGGATTCACCATGTTAATGTAGTACAACTGATTGGTTTTTGCATAGAAGGATCAGAACGTGCTCTTATATACGAATTCATGCCAAATGGGTCACTTGAAAAATACATATTTTCTCACATTGAAGAGAGTTATTCCTTGAGTTGTGAAAAATTATATTCCATTTCTCTCGGAGTGGCTCGAGGCATTGAGTATTTGCATAATGGTTGCAATATGAAAATTTTACATTTTGACATAAAGCCTCATAACATCCTTCTTGATGAGAATTTTAATCCAAAAGTTTCAGATTTTGGACTAGCGAAACTTTGTCCTACAGATAACAGTAATGTGTCATTAACTGCAGTAGGAGGAACCATTGGATATATGGCCCCTGAACTATTCTATAGAAATGTTGGTACAGTATCTTACAAAGCCGATGTGTATAGTTTTGGGATGCTGTTAATGGAGATAGCAAGTAGAAGAAAGAACTTGAATGAATCGGCTGAGCAATCCAGCCAACTTTATTTCCCATTTTGGGTCTATGGTCGATTACATGATGGAAGAGAAGTTACAATTGAGAATGACACCAATCAGGAAATGAAATTGACAAAGAAAATGATGATTGTGGCTTTATGGTGTATCCAGACAAAACCTGATGAGCGTCCTTCGATGGATAAAGTGATTGAGatgcttgaagaagaagatgaggatTTGCAAATGCCCAATAAACCATACCTTTATCCACAAGATTCACTTGATGATGAGTATGTTAGAAATAATAGTACTAGCGGTTCATGGTCTTCTTCTGGTACATTAATAACTAATCCCATGCAAACAACCTAA